In Lentisphaerota bacterium, the genomic stretch GCGTCAGCGCATCCTGCGCCTGCGCAGCCGCACACCCCGCTGTCATAACTGCCGCTAGTATCACATGTCTCTTCATTCGATCCTCCTCTTAAGTTGCGGGTGCCCTTATGGCCCCGACCTGTTTTCATTACAGCATCTGCGTATTGGGAATCTGTGTTGCCCGTGTTAGAGTTTGATGAGCATTTCGACGCATCGTCCATGCTGATCAGTCATTCACGCACACAAAAATCTAACGTGCAACCAATATTGGTCTCATACACGTTATCGATACTGTCCCCGCAACGAACGCATCCGGTCTGACACGACCGATGGCCAGTACGTGGCACACAAACACCAGCAGCGAGCGCTCCCGATTGACACTTGGCGGGCAACACGCGGCACAAACCAACAAGGAGTAACATCATGAACGTAACAAAGAATGTGATCGCAGGGCTCGTCTCTGTGATTTCCCTGATCGGAGTCGCGCAAGCGGCGATTATCGATGTCACGCAGAGCATCGGGGCCTCGACCAAGTGGGTCTCCACCAACGAGTACATCTTGTTGAACGTCATATTCGTGACGAACGGCGCGACGCTGACGATCGAGCCCGGCACGGTCATCCGCGGGGAGACCTACGCGAACGCGGGGAATAAACCGACCGCGTTGTTCATCACGCGCGGCAGCAAGATCATGGCCAAGGGCACCAAAGACAAGCCGATCATCTTCACGGACATGGATGACAACAACTTTCCGTGGGTGGACCCCGCCGACGTGCTGAACGACTACAAGACGATCAACCCGACCGCCGGCCTGCCTGACAAGGCACAACGCTGGGGCGGGTTGGTGATCTGCGGCAAGGCCTACTGCACCGTCAACGCGGCGGCGGACGTCGGCCCCCTGGTCGAGACCGAGAAACTGGCTGAAGGCCTGGCCGATCCGGGTCAGGGCCAGACCAAGTACGGCGGCGCGGATGACGACGACTCGAGCGGCGTGATCTCCTACGTCTCGCTCCGCTACGGCGGCTACGGCTTCGCGCAGGCCTCCGAGATCAACGGCATCACCCTGTGCGGTGTCGGGCGCGGCACGCAGATCGACCACGTCGAAGTCATCGGGAATCTGGATGACGGGATCGAGTTCTTCGGCGGCACGGTCAACACCAAGAACATCGCGATCATCAACGTCGGCGACGACTCGTTCGACGTGGACCAGGGCTATCGCGGCCGCGGCCAGTTCATCTTCGTGATGCAGGGCTTCTGCGACGCCGACAGCGTGGCCGGTTCCGGAATCGCCAACCATGCCTTCGAGATGGACGGCGTCGAAAACAGCGATGACAACCGCCCCTGGGGCCTGCAGCGCTACGAAAACGTCACTGTGATCGGTAACCGCTATCGCGGCACGGGGGGCACGGGGATCAGCGGCAGTGAGACATCGAGCGAGTGTTTCCACCTGGACGACAACTGCCGCGCGCAGTTCTTCAACTGCCTGGTGATGGACGTGGACTCGATGCTCTGCGCAATCGAGAGCGACAACGCCAAGCCGGACTCCTTTGAGGGTATGTCGGCCGCTTGGAACGCCTTCCCGACGCACACGCCGGGCGCTGGCGCGCTGGCTAATAGGGGATACTACTACCAGTCGCAGTCGACCAATGCCACGCAGACGGCTTTCCGCAACTTCGTGGTTTACAACTGCAACAACGCCCATCTGATCTGCAAGACCACCAGCGCCAACGCCAAGCGTGCGGGCGGCGACGTGACCATTGAGGCGGCATGGAACTGGAACCTGACCGGCGCGCTGCCGATCCGCTACATGGAGCGTGAGTCGCTGAGCGACCCGGCTCGTCCGATGCCGACGGTTGGCAACGGCCTGCTCAACAACATCAAGACGATCGACCCTCGTCCGGTCAGCGCCTGGGCGACCTCGCCCTACACCGCTGAGGATGACGGCTTCGCGACGCCCGTACGCTACTACGGCGCCTTCGCCCCGACGGGCGACACCTGGCTGGACGGCTGGTCCGCTCTCTACACCTCCGGCATGCTCGTCAAAAACGGCGGCGCGGATCTGCTGGTGGACCAGGCGGCCTTCTCGGTCGGATTCGATGCCGAGGTCGGCATGACCTACACGTTGTTCGCCAGCAACAACAAGACGACGTGGACGCCGGTTGCAGGAGCCGAGGCGATCGTGGCCGACAAGACCAACATGACCCTCGCCGACTTCGGCGTGGTCGGCGTTCCCACCAAGTTCTACAAAGTTGTGGCTGAATAAGGCCAGACTGCTTGTACCGCGCCTAGCTGTCCTGCGCGGTACAAGGCCGGAGCCACGGACGCGTGACTCCGGCCACCTTTAACAGGTGCTCTATCATGTTTCAGGATAGCCGTTCTGCATCCAAAGGATAGCTTATGTTCTGTTCTACGCGCTTATGCCTGAGTCTCGCTGTTCTCTCGGCCCTGCTTGCGACGCTTGGCTGTGCCTCGCGTCGCGACGGGGCTTCTTCGTGCCCGCCCGCGCCTCAACCCGATAATGTGTGGTGCGAAACGGCCCGTTACATCGCGAGCACGATACCGTCTGACCTTCATGACGTTGAACGCAACCGGGCGCTTGCCGATATTGCCGCCGTGGCGCTGGACGTCGGCTCTGATGAACAGACGCAGCGCATTGCAAGCGAAATCACTGGGTGGCGGCGGGGCGACCTGCTGGCACGTCTGGCTACCCGATGTTATCAAAGCGAGCGGCTCATGGCGGGTGATCGGTTACGAACAGCGGCCGAGGAGGTGGCGCATGACCCCTCGTTAGAGACCTGGCAAGCCAGTCGTGTGAAACTTGCGCTCGAACGTGCGAAGCATGCGCGACCCGCGTCGACGGGGAGCAGCGCTGTCGATGTGAACCGACTGGAACCCGCAGATCAAGCCGCGCTGCTACCCGATCTCATGAATCTCAGCGTCGCCAGATCCAGCTTGCTTGAGACGCTGGTGAGACTGGAGGCTGTAACCAACCAGGTGCTGGATCTCGATGCGGCCGCTTCCACCGTCGACGCCTATCGAGTCGTATACCAGAAAGCATCTGCGGACGCCGTGACCGATGCGTACCGGGATCGGGTCTTTGCCGGTATGACCCGTGTCTTTAAGAGTCTCCACCCGGCACTTGCCTGCGACAAAATGGTTGAATTCGGCGAAACCGCGCTGCGGTTCGGCGATACCAACCTCGTGTTGCGGCTGTGCGGTGAAGTCGATGCGCGCCTCGGTGGCATTCGAGCCGACATGCGTCTGCCGGTGCAGATTCGCTATGCCCGATTGCTCTCACAAGCCGGTCTCTCCGAGCGGGCTCACGTCCGTCTGAATGAGGTCGGCGGCTGGTTGTCAGATCCAGCGGTATTGGCTTCTGAGCGTCCCGGTCTGCTTGCGACGCTGGGTGTTGCGTGGAACGCGTTGGGTGACACCGCGTCTGCCTCATCCCGCTGGCATGAGGCTTGTACGGCGCTAACCGACTTGAAAAACGCGCGCCCGCGAGCAGTAGCGGCGGTGCAGGTCTGCTTGGTGTTCGCGCGCGCCCAGGTATCCGATGGCGAGCTCGAACGGTCGTTGCGGGCCGTTGGCGAAGGGCTTGGTGAACCGTGGTGAGCGGGATGAGAGGAGTGGGCATGGGGACGACATTACTCAGAAAACGCGATCAGGTTTTGCGGCTCTTGGCCGTGCTGGTGTGCCTGAGTCCGTTCACAGGATGGGTTCAGGAATCTGGTACGAGCGCATTGCGCGTCCAGGTGACGGATCAGGATTGGCTGGTTCCCCTGGCTGACGTGACGGTGACGGTGATCGAAAGCGAAAAGCGGGCGGTGACGGGACCAGACGGGGGCGTTTTCTTTGAATCGATTCCCTTCGGGAACTATTCGGTTCTGATCAGCCGCTCCGGGTTCGAGCGTACGCTCATGCGCAACGTGACGGTGACGCCCGGTGCGGTTCAACAGCTAGATGTGTTTTTAACCGCCGTCTATACCGAGATGGATGAATTCGTCGTCAAAGAAATTGACATCAGCACGGGAAGCGATACCGCGTTGATCGAACTCAAGATGACCAGCGCAGCCACGATCGACGGGGTCAGCGGTGATACGATCAAACGCGCGGGCGCAAGCGATGCGGCAGGCGTACTCAAACTGGTGGCTGGCGCGACCGTGCAAGACGGCAAGTTCGCCGTTGTGCGCGGTTTACCGGATCGCTATGTGAGTTCGCAGCTCAACGGCGTGCGACTACCCTCAGCCGATGCCGACAAGCGCGCCGTGCCGCTCGACCAGTTTCCGGCATCAATGATCGAAAGCATGCAGGTGCATAAAACGTTTATGCCAGATCAGCAGGGTGATGCCAGCGGCGGCGCCGTGGATATCCGGCTCAAGCGCGTTCCGGATCGGACGGTGTTGGCGGCCAGCCTCGGCATGTCTTACAACGATCAAATGACCGGAAACAAGATACTGACCAGCAAGGAAGGCGGGGTCTCGTACTGGGGTATGGGCGACGGCGGCTTGGACAAACCCTTCCCCGTCGGAGAAGTTGGATCTGCGATGTCGATCCCCTCGCCTTCGGCTTGGCGACGCTACACAGAGGCGCAGAAGCAAGAGCGGCGCGACTCATGGTTGATGAGCGACCAACAGACGGCGGCTTTCTCCGATGATTTCGGCTCCAGTTACAAAACGGCGCAGCCCGGCACCCGCTGGAGCGCGACAGCGGGTGACAGTGTCTTGCTGGCCGAAGACGTGCGGATCGGCGCGCTGGGAACCTTTTCCTACAAGAACGACATGACCGGATATGCTAACGGCACGTACAACAACTACGTGGCGCGGCAGGTCGAAGACGGGCTCGAATTCGGACGTCCGAATTTTGCATCGAGCGCTTCCGAGTTCAGGACCGAACGCGGCCGGGAATCGGTGCTGTGGGGTGGCACTGCGATGGTGGGGATCGAGTCGCCCTGGACCGACATCGGACTCACCTACACGCGCTCGCAGGCCACCGACTACACAGTCACGCGCGCGATCGACGACAGCACCTTCGACTACGAGAGCGGCTTGGGCACGATCTGGCGTTCGCAAAGCATGCACTATTCGGAGCGCGCCACCGAAACAACCATGCTGCAAGCCGAGCACCCCTGGTTCTTCCTGCCGGAGGACATGCCGCTATTCGGCTGGCGCGATCTGACGCTGCGGCGGCCGGTATCGGACTGGTCAATGAGCCGGAATATCGCGTCACAATACGAGCCAGACCGCCGACTTTTCTCGGACGTATACAATAACGGCTATTGGTCCGGCCCGAGCGGCGGGCTTTATCCGCTGGAACGCCGCTGGCGCGACATCGAGGAGTCAGGCTGGCAGTATGCGTTCAACCAAAAGTTCCCGTTCGTGCAGTGGACTGAAAACGAGGGATATCTGAAGGCTGGCCTATTCGATGACCAAGTCGTGCGTACCTACAAGCAGGACACCTTTGTGTACAAGAGCGGTAACGAAGGCTCCAAGTACGAGGGTGGCCCTGACGATTTATGGTCTGACGAGTTCCTGACTGGATATACGAGTTTGGAGGACCCACCCAATCTGAAACGCGGCTGGTTTGTCGCGCAGGGCGACTCGGACATCGACTACCGTGGCACGCAGGACATTCAGGCGTGGTACGTGATGGGCGACCTTCCGCTGGCCTCGTTTCTTTCCATGCAGGGAGGCTTGCGGGTCGAGTCCACCGCGATCTCCGCAAAAATGAAGCCGTCGAAAGGGGCATTCGACAGCAACTTCGCCGTGTTGACAGTGCAGACTGATCAGAACGGTTCGGAGTACGTGAATAAGTTGAAAATCGAGACGGATGAGAGTCTCGCCCAGTACGCGCCTAATTTGGACCAGTCCGATAACCTTCCGGCCGTGGGAATCAAGATCACGCCGATCGAGAACCTGAATCTGCGCTTAAACTGGTCAGAGACCGTGGCGCGTCCAACATTCAAAGAACTGATGCCAGTAGAATTTAAAGAGAGCGCGGCGGCACCGACCTATTTCGGCAACCCGAGGCTTAAAATGTCCGCTGTCGAGAACTACGATGTGCGTGTAGAGTACATGCCGGCGGCCGGACAGGTCTGGTCGGCCAGTTACTTCTACAAGAAACTCACCAATCCGATCGATATGCGCGCCTACAACGGCTACGTGGAAGGCGAGGTGTTCATCACGCCGGTGAACTACCCCGAAGGACGAATCGACGGTGTCGAGTTCGAAATGCGGCAGCACATCGGCGATTGGATCGATTGGACGAAGGGCCTGACGATCAGCGCCAACGCAGCCTGCATGGAGTCTGCGGTGAATCGGCCCAAGAACGAGTACGAGAGCGTCAAGGCATACGGCGGACGTCGCACGCGCCGCATGGCGGGGCAGCCGGATCACCTGCTCGGCTTCAACCTGATGTACGACATCGAGGGGTGGGGGTCGTCGTTTAACCTCTTCTTCACCCGCCGAGGCGACATGCTGGTGTCGGGCGATAGCGTGAACGGCGACCGGTATGTGCCCATGGTCTTCGAGAACCAGATCGACACACTCGATTTCGGCTTCTCGCAAAAGCTCATGAGGCGGTGGACGCTGGGTTTCCGGGTCAAGAACATCCTCGACCCCGAAATTCAGCAGGAGTACCGACTGGAGAAGGGTGGCGAGGCGATTCGAAGCAGTTACACGATGGGTCGCGAATACAGCGTCTCACTCGCATGTGAATGGTAACAAGGAGCACTATGATTAAACCTCAATTCATTTACGCGGTTTTCATGCTTGCGGCGACCGTCGCCTGGGCGCAGGATGATCGCGAGACGGCGCGGTTGCACCTGGAAAAATGGCTGGAGACGCAGCGGCTGATCTCGCGCGAAGAACAGGATTGGCGCGTCGGCAAGGAGCTGGTCACGGAGCGGATCGAGCTGATCCGGCGCGAATCCGAGGCGCTCACAGAGAAGATTGCTCAGACGCGCCAGGAGACGGCCGAGGCGGCGACCAAGGCCGCCGAGCTGCGGGCCCAGAATGAGGCGCTCAAAGCGGGCCTCAAGCCGTTGCAGCAAGACCTCCAACACCTCGAACTGCGCACGCTGGCCATCCTCCCCTGGACCCCCGAACCGGTGCGCAATCGCGTGGCACCCCTGAGTCAACGGATACCCGCTAATCCGCTTGAGAGCAAGCTGACACTCTCCGAGCGCTATCAGAACGTGATTGGGACGCTCAACGAACTGAACAAGGCGGCCCGTGAACTGGCGGTCTCGGGCGAGGTGCGCAAACTTGCCGACGGTCGCCACGTCGAGGCGACAGTCTTCTATGTCGGCCTTTGCCAGGCCTATTACGTCAATGAGAAGAGCGGCGTGGCCGGCATCGGCAAGCTCGGCCCGCTGGGAACCTGGGCATGGGAGGAGCACAACGGCATCGCACCCACCATCGCCCAGGTGCTGGGCATCTATCGCAGCGAGAAGCCGGCCGCATTCGTGTCGCTGCCTGTCGAGGCTCACTAAGAACCGATTGCGCACAGAAATAATGACCTATCAGGAGATCGTATGAAGACGCTGTTTCGTATCGGAATGGTTTGCGGGTGCGCCGCCCTGGCGGTGGCGCAGGGGGCGGATGGGACGGGGGGCGCGGTAATCGGATCCGCCGCCGCAACCGTTATGCAAGAACGTTTGGCGGCCTACAGCCAGCGGCTGACGGAGTTGCGCCGATCCATCGCCGAAGAGAAACTGCCGCTGAACCATTCGCTCACTGCGGCGGAGCAGACGCTGAGCGAACTGCGGCGCGAGTACGATGCCGTCAAACGGCAGGCCGACAGCGGCACGCTCGAGTCGGCGACACTGCGCAACGAGATCAAACAGCGCGAAGCCGAGCGCAATTACCTCTCCAGCCTGATCAACGAGTATGCGCGCAATTTCGAGACACGTCTGCACGTCAGCGAACTCGAACAGTACCGCGACGCGCTCGATCTGGTGAAAAGCACGCAGGAGCGGTTGTTTGACGACCCGGGCGGGGCGTTCAACGACCAACTGTGCTTGCTCTTGATGAGCCTGGCGCGGCTGGAGGAGATGTCAGGCGGCCTGACCTTCAAGGGGCGGGCGGCCGGCGAGGATGGACTGGTCAAGCACGGCAAGTTCCTGCTCTTCGGTCCGCTGGCCTACTTTGTTTCGGACGACGGCGCCCTCATCGGCGTGGCCAACCAGCGCGTCGGCTCGCTGATCCCCGTCGTAGAGACCTATTCAGACCCGGCCCATACCGCCCAGGCCAAACAGGTGGTGGTCGAAGGGATGGGGGCGCTCCCGTTCGACGCGTCGCTCGGCAATGCGCGCAAGATCGAGCAGACACAGGAGACGCTGAAAGAGCACTTTCTGAAAGGCGGACCGGTCATGTGGCCGATGCTTGCCCTCTTCTGCTGCGCGCTGCTCGTCGCCGTGCTGAAATGGCTGGGTCTGGTCACCGTGCCCATGCCGCGCGCCAAACAGCTCGCCGCGTTCCTCGATGCGGCCCAATCGAACAACCAGGCGCTCTGCAAATCGCTTGCAGAGAAGATTCGCGGGCCGGCCGGAAAGATGTTGCGGGCGGGCTGCGAGGTCCTGGACCAGCCGAAAGAGCTGATCGAAGAGGCGATGTTCGAGAAGATGCTGGAGGCGAAGTTCCGACTGAACCGGTGGCTCCCCTTCATCGCCGTTACGGCCGCGTGTGCCCCGCTGCTGGGGCTGCTGGGAACCGTCACCGGCATTATCAGCACCTTCAAGCTGATGACTGTGTTCGGCTCCGGCGACGTCAAAGTGCTCTCGTCAGGCATCTCCGAGGCCCTGATCACTACCGAGTTCGGACTCTATATCGCCATCCCAGCGGTGATGGTGCACGCATTCCTCTCGCGCAAGGCCAAAGGGCTGGGAGACCGGATGGAGCAGATCGCCATTCGCTTCATGGGTGAAATCGGCAAGGTGTGAGCGGGGAACTGGAAACGGAAACGGGCCACTGGCCAGTGGGACGGGGATCATGACAGCGTGGCTTGATCATATTCCAATGATTCTAAGACCTTGGGTGGAGCAAGCGTTGCCGGTGTGGATCGGTGGCGGCTGGGCCATGATTCCGTTGGCTGTGATCGGCTTGATCATGTACGGTCTCGGCCTGAGCGCAACCACTGAACTCGTCCTGCTGGGGGCGCGGGCGGCGCCGAACCGGGCCTGGCGGCGCTGGCTTCTGCAGCCTGAGCACCCGCGGGGGCCGATCGGGCGGATCATCGCGGACGCCATGTCGTGTACGACACTGCATGAAATCGAAACCTTCTTCAGCCTGCTCGCCAGCGAAGCGATCAGCCCCTTTTCGCG encodes the following:
- a CDS encoding TonB-dependent receptor, which codes for MRGVGMGTTLLRKRDQVLRLLAVLVCLSPFTGWVQESGTSALRVQVTDQDWLVPLADVTVTVIESEKRAVTGPDGGVFFESIPFGNYSVLISRSGFERTLMRNVTVTPGAVQQLDVFLTAVYTEMDEFVVKEIDISTGSDTALIELKMTSAATIDGVSGDTIKRAGASDAAGVLKLVAGATVQDGKFAVVRGLPDRYVSSQLNGVRLPSADADKRAVPLDQFPASMIESMQVHKTFMPDQQGDASGGAVDIRLKRVPDRTVLAASLGMSYNDQMTGNKILTSKEGGVSYWGMGDGGLDKPFPVGEVGSAMSIPSPSAWRRYTEAQKQERRDSWLMSDQQTAAFSDDFGSSYKTAQPGTRWSATAGDSVLLAEDVRIGALGTFSYKNDMTGYANGTYNNYVARQVEDGLEFGRPNFASSASEFRTERGRESVLWGGTAMVGIESPWTDIGLTYTRSQATDYTVTRAIDDSTFDYESGLGTIWRSQSMHYSERATETTMLQAEHPWFFLPEDMPLFGWRDLTLRRPVSDWSMSRNIASQYEPDRRLFSDVYNNGYWSGPSGGLYPLERRWRDIEESGWQYAFNQKFPFVQWTENEGYLKAGLFDDQVVRTYKQDTFVYKSGNEGSKYEGGPDDLWSDEFLTGYTSLEDPPNLKRGWFVAQGDSDIDYRGTQDIQAWYVMGDLPLASFLSMQGGLRVESTAISAKMKPSKGAFDSNFAVLTVQTDQNGSEYVNKLKIETDESLAQYAPNLDQSDNLPAVGIKITPIENLNLRLNWSETVARPTFKELMPVEFKESAAAPTYFGNPRLKMSAVENYDVRVEYMPAAGQVWSASYFYKKLTNPIDMRAYNGYVEGEVFITPVNYPEGRIDGVEFEMRQHIGDWIDWTKGLTISANAACMESAVNRPKNEYESVKAYGGRRTRRMAGQPDHLLGFNLMYDIEGWGSSFNLFFTRRGDMLVSGDSVNGDRYVPMVFENQIDTLDFGFSQKLMRRWTLGFRVKNILDPEIQQEYRLEKGGEAIRSSYTMGREYSVSLACEW
- a CDS encoding DUF3450 domain-containing protein — its product is MVTRSTMIKPQFIYAVFMLAATVAWAQDDRETARLHLEKWLETQRLISREEQDWRVGKELVTERIELIRRESEALTEKIAQTRQETAEAATKAAELRAQNEALKAGLKPLQQDLQHLELRTLAILPWTPEPVRNRVAPLSQRIPANPLESKLTLSERYQNVIGTLNELNKAARELAVSGEVRKLADGRHVEATVFYVGLCQAYYVNEKSGVAGIGKLGPLGTWAWEEHNGIAPTIAQVLGIYRSEKPAAFVSLPVEAH